In Methanofastidiosum sp., the following are encoded in one genomic region:
- a CDS encoding type II toxin-antitoxin system RelE/ParE family toxin — MKDKKFTQVSSTKGSEELLLWKDYSVYLYDEAIGRVYIGDFILELAKSDASTAENIVNFIEKFQEGKGLPLEMIKGKKPKIKEIALGNKLYEFREFSNGLKKHIRVYFLIDEKGKRVVFLSACFKSDNKKQDRDIKVAISRQKEYLRKQK, encoded by the coding sequence ATGAAAGACAAGAAATTCACGCAAGTAAGCTCCACAAAGGGCTCAGAAGAATTGCTTCTATGGAAGGATTACTCCGTTTACCTTTATGACGAAGCCATTGGCCGAGTTTATATTGGGGATTTCATTCTTGAATTGGCAAAATCAGACGCATCTACGGCAGAAAACATCGTCAATTTCATTGAGAAATTCCAGGAAGGAAAGGGTTTGCCGTTAGAAATGATAAAGGGTAAGAAGCCAAAGATTAAGGAGATTGCTCTAGGTAATAAGTTGTATGAGTTTAGAGAGTTTTCTAACGGTCTCAAGAAGCATATTAGAGTCTACTTTTTAATTGATGAAAAGGGGAAAAGAGTGGTATTTCTCAGCGCCTGTTTTAAGTCTGATAACAAAAAACAGGATAGAGATATAAAAGTTGCTATCTCTAGGCAGAAGGAGTATTTGAGAAAGCAGAAGTAA
- a CDS encoding helix-turn-helix transcriptional regulator produces the protein MTGFDKLKANLMKNEEFARLYNERKPLRNFIDELIELRVEKGMTQKDLSELTGISVPNISRIEAGKQNLSYQMMYKLVNALEGKILLTAQADNCIRLSNAAAEKLQELSDEANTSPEEFLMNLLQKASEESIIA, from the coding sequence ATGACAGGATTCGATAAACTGAAGGCCAACTTGATGAAGAACGAGGAATTCGCACGCTTATACAACGAGAGAAAACCATTAAGAAACTTCATAGATGAACTAATCGAGCTCAGAGTTGAGAAGGGTATGACCCAAAAGGATCTAAGCGAGCTCACAGGTATAAGCGTCCCAAATATCTCAAGAATAGAGGCAGGAAAACAGAATCTTTCTTATCAGATGATGTATAAACTCGTCAATGCTCTTGAAGGAAAGATCCTACTAACTGCCCAGGCCGATAATTGCATTAGACTTTCCAATGCGGCTGCGGAGAAACTTCAAGAACTAAGTGATGAGGCTAATACCTCACCAGAAGAATTCCTTATGAACCTTCTACAAAAGGCTTCAGAAGAATCGATAATTGCCTAG